From Methanomassiliicoccales archaeon LGM-RCC1, one genomic window encodes:
- a CDS encoding ribonuclease III domain-containing protein, with protein METDFEKEVREFLAKSPFGYRKVSEEDLALFCAALTHDSFSNEALNMDPPRKVPSYERLEFLGDSVLEFLVCEHIYRDTDISEGPMTDYKQDKVANHMLSERILAKGIDIDGMMRVGHGHMKGQTKDVVENMRADCFEAVIAAVCLAYGLDEARRIVHEIVIDD; from the coding sequence ATGGAGACTGATTTCGAGAAGGAGGTACGCGAGTTCCTTGCCAAGAGCCCCTTCGGTTACAGGAAGGTATCCGAAGAAGATCTGGCACTATTCTGCGCCGCACTCACTCACGACAGCTTCTCCAACGAGGCACTGAACATGGATCCGCCAAGGAAGGTGCCTTCCTACGAGCGCCTAGAATTCCTGGGGGATTCTGTCCTTGAATTCCTCGTGTGCGAGCACATCTACCGTGACACTGACATCAGCGAGGGCCCGATGACCGATTACAAGCAGGACAAGGTGGCCAACCATATGCTGTCCGAGAGGATCCTGGCCAAAGGCATCGACATAGACGGCATGATGAGGGTGGGGCACGGCCACATGAAGGGACAGACCAAGGATGTCGTGGAGAACATGCGCGCCGACTGCTTCGAAGCGGTGATAGCCGCGGTATGTCTCGCATACGGTCTGGACGAGGCCCGCAGGATCGTCCATGAGATCGTGATCGACGACTGA
- a CDS encoding RuBisCO large subunit C-terminal-like domain-containing protein, whose translation MDSYLHLGEPVDPDKYVVCKYRVTTDLPIEKAAEAIAAEQSTGTWTGISTLDHEVFSNLGARVVDISGDNIIVEFPTDDFSIEVGAVPQILSVIAGNLFGLGALKGVRLEDVTFPKSILEQFKGPKFGADGIRKALDRPEKPLVGTIVKPKIGLDPKKTAEYVYEAGAGGLTNSKDDETLVDQPFCPIEDRTLAVAEALDRLESEGHKMMHAINVSTRGDKIVELAEKVQSWGAREIMVDVITCGFGAVQALAEDPSIKVPIHVHRTMHGAFTKDPLHGVAMLPLTKLTRMCGGDALHIGTLGVGKMSGSTKEDANLPACLGNDVPYKTVMPVCSGGVYPGIVEAIVKKAGNNVQIQAGGGVAGHPGGVRAGAMGMSQAVDAAFLGIPKEEYAKDHNELKIALETWGSK comes from the coding sequence ATGGATTCGTATCTGCATTTGGGAGAGCCGGTTGATCCGGACAAATATGTCGTCTGCAAGTACCGCGTCACCACTGACCTTCCTATAGAGAAGGCCGCAGAGGCGATCGCAGCGGAGCAGTCCACGGGAACGTGGACGGGTATCTCCACCCTCGACCATGAGGTCTTCAGCAATCTCGGAGCGAGGGTCGTGGACATCAGCGGCGACAACATCATCGTCGAGTTCCCCACCGATGATTTCAGCATCGAGGTCGGAGCCGTTCCCCAGATCCTCAGCGTAATAGCCGGAAACCTGTTCGGACTGGGTGCACTCAAGGGAGTGAGGCTGGAGGATGTAACGTTCCCCAAGTCCATACTCGAGCAGTTCAAGGGACCGAAGTTCGGTGCGGACGGTATCAGGAAGGCCCTGGACCGTCCCGAGAAGCCGCTGGTCGGTACCATAGTCAAGCCCAAGATCGGTCTCGATCCGAAGAAGACTGCTGAATACGTCTACGAGGCGGGAGCCGGAGGGCTCACCAACTCTAAGGATGATGAGACCCTGGTGGATCAGCCTTTCTGTCCCATAGAGGACAGGACATTGGCGGTCGCAGAGGCCTTGGACAGATTGGAATCCGAAGGCCACAAGATGATGCATGCAATCAATGTGAGCACTCGCGGAGATAAGATCGTCGAGCTCGCAGAGAAGGTGCAGTCGTGGGGTGCAAGGGAGATCATGGTCGATGTCATCACATGCGGATTCGGAGCCGTCCAGGCATTGGCCGAGGACCCCTCTATCAAAGTCCCTATCCATGTCCACAGGACCATGCACGGAGCGTTCACCAAGGATCCGTTACACGGTGTGGCGATGCTCCCGCTCACGAAGCTGACCAGGATGTGCGGCGGAGATGCCCTGCACATCGGTACCCTCGGAGTGGGAAAGATGTCGGGCAGCACCAAGGAGGACGCGAACCTTCCTGCATGTCTCGGCAACGATGTCCCCTATAAGACAGTCATGCCTGTTTGCTCCGGAGGAGTGTATCCGGGAATAGTCGAGGCCATCGTGAAAAAGGCAGGCAACAACGTGCAGATACAGGCCGGAGGCGGAGTGGCCGGACATCCTGGCGGTGTCAGGGCCGGTGCCATGGGTATGAGCCAAGCCGTGGACGCGGCGTTCCTGGGCATCCCCAAGGAGGAGTACGCCAAGGACCACAACGAACTGAAGATCGCACTTGAAACGTGGGGGTCGAAATGA
- a CDS encoding AMP phosphorylase, producing MKFKVKSYEVFIRTPTILLDENDCIALGLKENDRVMITGERATIAVMTYGKGVIESGTAGIPVSLLKKTGTNKDGTVDIVFAHAPDSVRYIRMKMDGEKLDKDQIEAIVRDILENRLSEMEVSAWLTALYINGMDIDEIANFTMAMANTGDILKFSRKPVFDFHSLGGVPGNKITPIVVSIVAAAGLMIPKTSSRAISSACGTSDFVETFCDVELEASKVMAISEEVGGVFAWGGSMNLAPVDDMVIKIEHPLGINPRAQMLASIMSKKVAMGSTHLLVDIPMGSGTKVPTLEMAKSYARDLMDLGERIGMHVECAITYADQPVGNAIGPNLEARECISILEGEKHPSSVIEKACECAGIILEMAGISNGFEKAKQILESGEAHKKFIEIVAAQNGRPDLKSTDLQPGKYTVDVVASHAGYVHSIRNKEIVNVAKIAGAPADKGAGLMVYKKKGQRVEEGEVLMTIYAESGAKLTRAQKAAVSNSPFDIEGMLLKRVTDVKMR from the coding sequence ATGAAATTCAAAGTCAAGTCGTACGAAGTGTTCATTAGGACACCGACCATCCTCTTGGATGAGAATGACTGCATAGCATTGGGCCTGAAGGAGAACGACCGTGTGATGATCACCGGGGAAAGGGCCACCATCGCTGTGATGACCTATGGAAAGGGCGTCATAGAGTCCGGAACCGCAGGAATTCCTGTCTCACTTCTGAAGAAGACCGGTACGAACAAGGACGGAACGGTCGACATAGTGTTCGCCCATGCCCCCGATTCCGTCAGGTACATCCGCATGAAGATGGACGGGGAGAAGCTGGACAAGGACCAGATCGAGGCAATCGTCAGGGACATCCTGGAGAACAGGTTGTCCGAGATGGAGGTCTCCGCATGGCTTACCGCCCTGTACATCAACGGTATGGACATCGATGAGATCGCCAACTTCACCATGGCAATGGCCAACACCGGTGACATCCTCAAGTTCTCGAGGAAACCTGTGTTCGACTTCCACAGTCTGGGAGGCGTTCCCGGAAACAAGATCACACCCATCGTGGTATCCATAGTGGCCGCAGCCGGACTGATGATCCCCAAGACATCGTCCCGTGCGATCAGCAGTGCCTGCGGAACATCGGACTTTGTCGAGACGTTCTGCGATGTGGAGTTGGAGGCCAGCAAAGTCATGGCGATCTCAGAGGAGGTCGGCGGAGTGTTCGCCTGGGGCGGATCGATGAACCTGGCCCCCGTCGATGACATGGTCATCAAGATAGAGCACCCCCTCGGAATCAACCCCAGGGCACAGATGCTCGCATCCATCATGAGCAAGAAGGTAGCAATGGGCTCCACGCATCTCCTGGTCGATATCCCGATGGGATCCGGTACCAAGGTCCCTACGCTGGAGATGGCGAAGTCCTATGCCCGTGACCTGATGGACCTGGGAGAGAGGATCGGTATGCACGTCGAGTGTGCGATAACATATGCCGACCAGCCTGTCGGCAACGCCATAGGTCCCAATCTGGAGGCCAGGGAGTGCATAAGCATCCTGGAGGGAGAGAAGCATCCGTCCAGCGTGATCGAGAAGGCATGCGAGTGCGCCGGAATAATCCTGGAGATGGCAGGCATCAGCAACGGGTTCGAGAAGGCCAAGCAGATCCTGGAATCAGGAGAGGCCCACAAGAAGTTCATAGAGATCGTGGCCGCCCAGAACGGCAGACCCGACCTTAAGTCAACAGACCTGCAGCCCGGCAAGTACACCGTTGATGTGGTGGCGAGCCATGCAGGTTACGTCCATTCGATCCGCAACAAGGAGATCGTCAACGTGGCGAAGATCGCCGGGGCACCCGCGGACAAGGGTGCCGGTCTGATGGTGTACAAGAAGAAGGGCCAGAGGGTCGAGGAAGGAGAGGTCCTAATGACCATCTACGCCGAAAGCGGGGCGAAGCTCACCCGTGCCCAGAAGGCCGCTGTCAGCAATTCGCCCTTCGACATCGAGGGAATGCTCCTCAAAAGGGTCACCGACGTCAAGATGAGATGA
- a CDS encoding ribose 1,5-bisphosphate isomerase: protein MDQNIVVTAQEIRDMKIRGAGRIARAGADAMRKFAESYSGSDIAAFRKDMDEASKVLLDSRPTAVSLWNGVQASMKGVKDEDDIESAKALLISNSEQFIKESEEAVRTIAKIGAKRIEDGDTIMTHCNSSVAIGAIVEAFKQGKDIKVFATESRPWRQGILTVNDLAKEGIDTTLIIDSAVRLVMKKVDKVLVGADTITSHGALVNKIGTSQVAMAAKEARVQFYTCSETYKFSPLTLDGDLVKIEERETSEVVKPGEIPDSVKIYNPVFDITPAQYIDGIITEIGLISPGSVYDVMERKFGTEMMKE from the coding sequence ATGGACCAGAACATCGTTGTCACGGCACAGGAAATCCGTGACATGAAGATCCGCGGAGCGGGCAGGATCGCCAGGGCGGGAGCCGATGCGATGAGGAAGTTCGCAGAATCCTATTCAGGGTCGGACATCGCCGCGTTCCGGAAGGACATGGACGAGGCTTCCAAGGTTCTTCTGGATTCCAGGCCGACCGCGGTCTCGCTGTGGAACGGTGTGCAGGCATCGATGAAGGGCGTCAAGGACGAGGACGATATCGAATCGGCCAAGGCATTGCTTATCTCGAACTCGGAGCAGTTCATCAAGGAATCCGAGGAGGCGGTGAGGACCATCGCCAAGATCGGTGCCAAGAGGATCGAGGACGGCGATACGATAATGACGCATTGCAACAGCAGCGTCGCCATAGGGGCGATCGTCGAGGCCTTCAAGCAGGGCAAGGACATCAAGGTGTTCGCAACGGAGTCCCGTCCATGGAGGCAGGGCATCCTCACGGTCAACGACCTGGCCAAAGAGGGAATCGATACCACCCTGATAATCGACAGCGCCGTGCGTCTGGTCATGAAGAAGGTCGACAAGGTGCTTGTGGGAGCCGATACGATAACATCCCACGGAGCACTGGTGAACAAGATAGGCACCTCCCAGGTCGCAATGGCGGCCAAGGAGGCCAGGGTCCAGTTCTACACTTGCAGCGAGACCTACAAGTTCTCGCCGCTGACTTTGGACGGGGACCTCGTCAAGATAGAAGAGCGTGAGACGTCGGAGGTCGTGAAGCCCGGGGAGATCCCGGATTCGGTGAAGATATACAACCCGGTGTTCGACATCACGCCAGCACAGTACATCGACGGCATAATCACGGAGATCGGACTCATATCGCCAGGTTCCGTGTATGACGTTATGGAAAGGAAGTTCGGAACGGAAATGATGAAGGAGTGA
- a CDS encoding polysaccharide deacetylase family protein produces the protein MTRKLMFTVDVDRDVNVQIEGSQAAGSLDRGQGTSPRFASTEKGLAILSDLLDDLGIRGTFFIEGRTAETVDCSILSGHCIGFHGYDHEDLTAVDDLRLVMDRGFTAVRDNVSKPVCFRAPYMRTNDSVIDELVRLGIRHDSSVYADPSTQPYNVKGVMEHPVAKGTDDRGKTIAAYLWPMHEGKRRPEDYMALARACGDADLVISTHSWHMEESRDSGPMPSDRIQANRVQVEDVLRMLMDDGFEPSVICGDR, from the coding sequence ATGACACGCAAGCTGATGTTCACGGTCGACGTAGACCGTGATGTTAATGTCCAGATCGAAGGCAGTCAGGCAGCCGGGTCGCTGGACCGCGGCCAGGGTACCTCTCCGAGGTTCGCATCGACCGAGAAGGGTCTTGCGATACTGTCAGATTTGCTGGATGATCTCGGAATCAGAGGTACGTTCTTCATCGAAGGCCGCACGGCCGAGACCGTCGATTGCTCTATCCTCAGCGGCCACTGCATAGGTTTCCACGGGTATGACCATGAGGATCTGACAGCTGTGGACGACCTCAGGCTGGTGATGGACAGAGGATTCACTGCCGTCAGGGACAACGTCTCCAAACCGGTCTGCTTCAGAGCACCTTACATGAGGACCAACGACAGCGTCATAGATGAGCTGGTGAGGCTCGGCATCCGTCATGATTCATCGGTATACGCCGACCCTAGTACTCAGCCCTACAATGTGAAGGGCGTCATGGAGCATCCTGTGGCCAAAGGGACGGACGATCGGGGGAAGACCATCGCGGCATACCTGTGGCCGATGCATGAGGGGAAGAGGAGACCGGAGGATTACATGGCGCTGGCAAGGGCGTGCGGAGATGCGGATCTCGTCATATCGACGCACAGTTGGCATATGGAGGAGAGCAGGGATTCCGGGCCCATGCCCTCAGACAGGATACAAGCCAACAGAGTGCAGGTAGAAGACGTCCTGAGGATGCTGATGGACGATGGCTTCGAGCCAT